Part of the Crossiella cryophila genome, ATGCGGGCACGGTCGCAGGCCAGGAACCGGGAGTGGTTGATCGTGACCTGCCCGGCACCGAACTCCTCTTCCAGGCGCTGCGCGGTCTCCTGCACCCGGGTGACGGTGTTGCGCACCACCACCGCACACCCGCCCTGCGCCAAGCGCACGCGCAGGTAGGCCACCAGCGTGTCCAGGTCATCAGCAAGGTGATTCAGGACCACCGTGCTGTCCTCCCCGCCGGCGGGGACCGTGACCGGGGCCAGCCCGCCGGAGCTGACCAGCACCGGATAACCCAGCTCTGCAGCCACCGCGGGGTTGGCCTGACCGTCATAGGAAGCCAGGAGCTGGGCGCGCCGCGCCGCGGGCAACGTCGCCGAGAGCAACACCACCGGAACCCGGTAGGCCCCCAACCACTCCAGCACCCGCAGCAGGTACTGCGACATGAACACGTCGTAGGCGTGCACCTCATCGATGATCACGACCTTGCCGGCCAACCCCAGATGCCGCAGCATCAAGTGCTTGCTCTTCAACCCGGCGAAGAGGATCTGGTCGATCGTGCCCACCACGAAGGAGGCCAGCACCCCCTTCTTCCGGCCGCGCAGCCACTGGTGCGCCACGATCGCACCGCTGTCCTGCTCTTCGTCGACGCTGGCGAAGTACCCGGCCCGCACCAGCCCGGCGAACTCCTCGTTCAGGCTGGCCTTGCCGTGCGCCAACGTCACACTAACCTCACCGCCGGGGCGGGGCAGGTGCTCCAGCCAGGTGTGCACCCGGGAGAACATTGCGTCGGTGGTCGCCTGGGTCGGCAACGCCACGAAACAGCCCCCGGCACCGGAACGGGCGGCCAGGACTTCCGCGGCCAGCAGCGCTGCCTCGGTCTTGCCGTTGCCCATCGGTGCCTCGATGATCAGCAACCCGGGCCGCTCCTGCCGCCGGGCAAGCTCAACCGCGGCCACCTGCACCGGACGCGCACGGGCGTTGGGATGGGCGAACCGCTGGCCGAACAACACCTCCGCGTCCACACCCGGCAGCTCCGCACTCCACGGCCCCGGTAGATCCAGCTGCTGCCAGGCGTGTTCGAGCCGCGCCGCGGTGTCCATCGGGCGGGGAGGCTCGTGTGCGGCCAGCAACGGGAACAGGTCGGTGTTGGAGGCGATCCAGTCGGCCACGATCACCAGCCCGGTGAGCAACACCTGGCTGGGCAGGCTCAACTGCACATCCCGCCACCGCGCCCAGTCGATTGTGGCGTCGGCCCGTTCCAGAAAGTGCTCCCGGGCCCGCTTCCACACCCCGGTACCGGCCAGCTCCGGACGTTGCCGCACGAGCTGGAGTTGTCGTTCTTCGGGTGGAACACCGTGATGGCTGCCCACGATCACGGCCAGCTGCGCGGCCAATCCCCGCCGCGGCAGTCCATGCCGACCCGCCAACCACTCCCGGACCGCCACATGCCCCACCAGGGCGTGGGTGACCGCGCTGCGCTGACGATCGTGGGCCAGCAAAGGAGAAGCGCTCAGTCCACTGCCGCGCATGCGGTCAGCCAGAGCAGGAACCTGCACCGCGAAGGCGGGACTGGCCTTGCCGACATCGTGCACGCGGGTCAGCCACTCCAGCAGCACCCGCACCTCGTCGAGATCGCCCCGGACATCCCGCGCCACGGTGTCGAGGACCTGGCGGGGCACCCAGCTCTCCAGCAGACGTCGGGCTACCGCGCCGGTGTCGTCGAGGTGCTGGTGCAGTGGGAGCCAGTGGGTCAAGGCGCCGTGCTCGTCGCGGACGGATTTTGCCCATACCGCAAGCAATTTGGCATCGGCGGGTGCGGCGTGGTCGTTGGTGGGCCGGAGGGATTGGGACACGCTTGTGTGTAGACGGAACACGCTTTGTCGTTAGCGGCGGCAGCCGCGATTCGCACGATCAGCTGCTACCGACGCGTTTCCCTGCGCCGCAGTGCTGACGGTGGTACTGCCCGCGCGGAAGGGCAGAAGGCAGGTCGCCTGGCAATGGGTCATGGGCGGATCGCCGGACCGGTCATCACATCCAGCAAGCCGCGGCCGTTCGGACCAACTCCGCTCGCGCGGGGACGACAAGGGCGTGATCTGGACCCTGGACGAAGAGGAGGGACCACCCCGCTTGCGCGGGGACGACCCGCTTCACAGAGGACGCGGATCTCCTGGGCCGGGACCAACCCCGCGTGCGCTGGGACGACGGCGCGGACGGCGGCGAGCAGGTCACCATGGAACGGGCCAACCCTGCGTGCGCGGGGACGACATGAAGGCCCGCAAGGTCGGCATCACCCTGCTGGGACCACCCCGTTCGCGCGGGGACGACTGGCCGGAACGCGGGGGTTCACCACCAACCGCCGGACCACCCCCGCTTGCGCGGGGACGACACGATCTCGGGCAGAAGACCTGCTCCGACCGCCGGACCACCCCCGCTCGCGCGGGGATGACGAGGTCGCCACGACCGTTGCCGATGCCCAGGAGGGACCACCCTCGCTCGCGCGGGGATGACACCACGAGCAGGACCCGCAGCGTGCTGTAGCCCGGACCACCTCGCTCGCGCGGGGACGACGCGCAGGAACGGCTGTACCACCAAGACGCACAGGGACCAACCCCGCGTGCGCGGGGACGACAACCCGTACCTCAACCTCAACCCCGGCACCGGGGGACCAACCCCGCGTGCGCGGGGACGACGCTCGGCGTCGCTGTCCTGCCCGGGTACGTGCGCGGGAACAACCCCGCGTGCGCGGGGACGACGGCTCAGTGCTGCCGGATCGGACCATCCTCGCTCGTGCGGGGACGACCCAGTGATGGTGACCGTCTGGACCTCGTTGCTGGGACCACCCCCGCTCACGCGGGGACGACGGCTCGGCCGTCGACAGCCAGGGCGCGGCGGCGGGACCACCCTCGCTCGCGCGGGGACGACACGCTCGGCGCCCTAGCCCTGTCCCTCATCTCGGGACCACTCCCGCTCGTGCGGGGACGACTCCTCATCATCGTCCGCCTCCCCCGGGGACGTTGGACCACCCCCGCTCGTGCGGGGACGACGGCTGAAGCCTGCGAACCCCGACGCGTTCCGGGGGACCACCCCCGCTCGCGCGGGGACGACGACTTCGGATCGGTCATCGACACAGCGCCGATCGGACCACCCCCGCTCGTGCGGGGACGACGTCGACTCGCTGGAGGACGTCTTCCTCCCAGTCGGACCACCCCCGCTCGCGCGGGGACGATGGGTTAGCCTTGATCAGCTCATCCTCGTACTTGGGACCACCCCCGCTCGCGCGGGGACGACTCCGAGACAGTGCAAGCCGTGGTCACCGTGACGGGACCACCCCCGCTCGCGCGGGGACGGCACGGCGACCTGTCTGGCCGCCGGGGAGAGCTGCGGACCACCCCCGCTCGCGCGGGGACGACGGTTGGCGAACAAGCACCGGCCGACCGGCGACCGGACCACCCCCGCTCGCGCGGGGACGACTCCGGGAACCGGCGGCGCAGGTTCTCCTCCGCCGGACCACCCCCGCTCGCGCGGGGACGACCCGCGCACTGCGACCTGCACTACGGCAACCTGGGACCACCCCCGCTCGCGCGGGGACGACTTCCGCGCGTGCGGCCTCAGCTGCTCGCGACAGGGACCACCCCCGCTCGCGCGGGGACGACCGGTACCGGAAAACTTTGGCGCGTTCCCACTCGGGACCACCCCCGCTCGCGCGGGGACGACACTTCTTGACCAGGGACGATACCGCGCCCGGACCCATTTCAGCATCGGTTTCGTTCCGGGCCGATTCACGCGACGTCGCGGCCGCATCGCGGCTCTGCTGCTCGGACCAAGCGAACCTTAAGCGCGGTCGACGAGCAGGAGCTTGCAGAGGTGGCCGACGGAAGGCACGGCATGAGGGTGGGTGTTGCCGGGCCAACTGGCCCGGCAACACCCAGGGGTGCACCAGCTCTACGCGCACCTCACCCGCAACCGCTAGCCGAGAACCCGGTCCTGGCGGACTACGTCTTCCAGGACCTGCCGCACCAGGTGCGGCAACAGTTCCGGTTGCTCCGGCGGCACCGCCACGACGGCAGGCACGACCTCGCTGAGCAGTTCGTGGTCGGCCTCGGCGAGACCGACGGCCAGCACCAGCACGTCCTCGTCGAGTTTGGCGACCTCGGCCGCGGCGGCCGGTAGGTGCTCATCTAGACGGGCATCGGTGATGATCAGGAGCAGTCGGCGGGTTCGGCGATCAGCCTGCACGGCGGCGAACTGGTCGCGCGCCCAGGTGATCGCTGGCCGCAGACAGGTGCCGTCGCCGATGGACTGGGCGTGCACCAACAACTTCCGGGCGGTGGCAACAGGACTGGCGTCGGCGAGGTTGCGGATGACCATGACCTCGTCGGCGAATCCGGCTATGCCGAAGTCGATCAGCCCGTCGAGCCTGGCTGCGGTCTCCAGCATTGCCGCCGCGGTGGCGAAGGCCATCGGCGCGGACTCGGGCAGATCCGTCAGCATTGATCCGGAGCAGTCCACCAGCGTTACGCACTGGATGCGGTAAGGCCGGCGAGCGCTGGGAACGTTCGCCAGCCAGATTGGTGGTGCGTGCTCGACCGCGTGGTGGGCGTTGACGAAGATGCGGCCGGCTTGCCGCTCCAGGTCTAGGCTGGATCCCGAGGTGCTGCGGCACCGTTGGTGCGCGGGCGCGGTGAGCAGCGGTCGTAGGATGTCGACGAAGTGCTGAGCCAACAGCGGAACGAGATGTTCCTGCCGCACAACAATATCCGACCAGTCCGGGGTGCGGAGGATCTTGGCCCACTCCTCTGGCTGGCTGACCAGTTCGTTGCGTGCTGGAACGTTCGCCAGATCCCGGTGGTACTGCGAAACCGCACGCCTGTACGAGTCGAATCGAAGGGCTTCGCGCCCGATCTGTCTGGGGACGGCCTCTGGCGGCAGCCTGTGCTGCACGGGTTCTCGGCTCATGCAGCACGGTGTGCGGGGACTGTCGCGCAGGAGATCGAACAGTAGGCGCTCGAACTCCTCGCGGGTCAGAGATTCTCCTTCCTCTGTGTGTTGCCGTCGGTCGTGTGCCCACTGCCACAGGATGTCCAGCAGCTCTTCGGCCAGTTGTGCTTCCTGGCGCCAGGAGGTGTGCCTGGCCTGGACCAGAACCGAGGCCATCCGTGGCCACACCGAGGCGAATACGGCGTCAGCCGGGCTGTCGGTTTCGGTGCCGTCGGCGCAGCGGAGGCGACCGCAACGCATGATCATCAATCCCCAGGACAGCAGGCGCACGGCGTCTTCGACCACCGAGCTGTCGGCGGCGGCGTCGGCCGGTTCGCCGCAGGGCTCCAGGAGGATCTGGTAGGCCAGTTCCCGGTTGAGCGGCCAGTTGTTGAGGCTGTCCAGCACCGGCAGGTAGTCGCCGCGGATGTCGGCCAGGATGTTGCCCACGATGCCGGGCAACGTGGTCGTCGGCAGCGGCTGATGGCCTTGGGTAGTTTCCCAGGCGTGCATGGCCTCGTGGCCGGCCAGGTAGGCGATCATCTGGTACTGCAACGGTGCAGTGAGTTCCTCCCACACGGGCGTGCAGAAACGGGCTGCCAGGTTCCATGCGACGGGGAAGTCCACCGTGAAGCCCAGTGGATTGCGCCCGGTCGCTGGTTGTTCTGCGGGCCGGATGAACACCCGGTGGCCGGGCACGAGAATGCTGAAGGCCCGTCGCAGTACGGGTTCGTACTCGTTCATTCGACCTTGCCGCCGATCTCGGGGAAGGCCGCCTGGAGTTGCTGGTCGGACACCAGCGAACCGAAGGGGAACTGCGTCACCTTGGGCTTGCCCCAGCCGCTGTGCCCGTGCACCAGGGACAGCGCGTGCAGCGCAAGCGCGGGATCGCGCGGCAACTTGCCGGCGAAGATGCCTACGGCGATCTCGTTCGGTGGGTCGCCGAAGGCTCGTCGCTCGACGGCTTCCCGCACCGTGCGAGTGCCCCAGGTATGCCGGGAGCCAAGTAGCTGGTCGTTGTTGAGCTGGCACACCGTTGTCGCCACGAGGTTGGCGAAGGCGGCCAACTCCTTCAGCGCGTTCTCCTTCTTGTCCAACGGGGCCAGGCCGCGGCGCACCAGTTCGTGCAGAACCCGGCTACCTGCCCGGAATCCGTCCTCGGCCAAGGCGTTCTGGCTGAGTTGCGGCACGGGCAACACCGTCCAGCGTTCCAGCCACTTCGCGCCGAAGTCGAAACTCGGCCGGTTCGTTGTGACACCGATCAATGCCTGCGGATCCAGGGGAACGTCAATCGCGCCGCCGGTGATCGGGTAGTAGGCCCGCAGGCGGGTGGCGGTCGGGTTGAGCAACGGCTCGATCGCGTCGAGCACGTCCATTCGATCCGCCCATCGGTGCAAGTCCACCAGTTCGATCACGCACGGCTGCTGGACCGCCTGCACGAGCAGGCTGTGGTGCAGGACCGTGGCCCCGCTCTCCAGCCCGACGCGGAACAGTTCGACCTGCTCTGGGCTGTTGACGGTCAGGTAGGGAACGCCGCGGCGGGCGGCGATCCTGGCCAGGGTGGCGGACTTGCCGCTGCCGGAAGGACCGGAGAGCAGAAAGACTCGACGCTCCAGGGCGGTGAGATTCTCCATCTGCTGCTCGACCGCCTCGTTGGTGACGGCTCGGGCAAGTGAACCGGTATCCGGGATCCGTTCGCACAGTTCCTTTGACCAACAGGCATTCGGTTGCAGTGGCGGGACTTGGACCGGCCGGAGTGCGGCGGCTGCCGGGTGCCAGCGCATGAGCACCGGGATGAAGATCAGACGATCTTCATCGGTGAACTCGGCCTCCTCTGACACGCCGCTGCTGAGGGTGAACCTGTCGATGTTGTTCATCGCCTCGCGCACGGCGGCGCCAGCGGCGCCGTCGAGCTGCATGCCGGCCTCCAACAACGCCTCGTGGTGCTTGCACGGTTGGATGACGCAGTCGGCGTCGCAGTAGAGGCTGA contains:
- a CDS encoding vWA domain-containing protein; its protein translation is MNEYEPVLRRAFSILVPGHRVFIRPAEQPATGRNPLGFTVDFPVAWNLAARFCTPVWEELTAPLQYQMIAYLAGHEAMHAWETTQGHQPLPTTTLPGIVGNILADIRGDYLPVLDSLNNWPLNRELAYQILLEPCGEPADAAADSSVVEDAVRLLSWGLMIMRCGRLRCADGTETDSPADAVFASVWPRMASVLVQARHTSWRQEAQLAEELLDILWQWAHDRRQHTEEGESLTREEFERLLFDLLRDSPRTPCCMSREPVQHRLPPEAVPRQIGREALRFDSYRRAVSQYHRDLANVPARNELVSQPEEWAKILRTPDWSDIVVRQEHLVPLLAQHFVDILRPLLTAPAHQRCRSTSGSSLDLERQAGRIFVNAHHAVEHAPPIWLANVPSARRPYRIQCVTLVDCSGSMLTDLPESAPMAFATAAAMLETAARLDGLIDFGIAGFADEVMVIRNLADASPVATARKLLVHAQSIGDGTCLRPAITWARDQFAAVQADRRTRRLLLIITDARLDEHLPAAAAEVAKLDEDVLVLAVGLAEADHELLSEVVPAVVAVPPEQPELLPHLVRQVLEDVVRQDRVLG
- a CDS encoding AAA family ATPase gives rise to the protein MPGIIMYGIKYLARRRKAKALWLHLGDSSTRLIETDTAAKVELTATFADPQSKRDTIVRVVVRHSHGEPATAELVLMWQPSGISLYCDADCVIQPCKHHEALLEAGMQLDGAAGAAVREAMNNIDRFTLSSGVSEEAEFTDEDRLIFIPVLMRWHPAAAALRPVQVPPLQPNACWSKELCERIPDTGSLARAVTNEAVEQQMENLTALERRVFLLSGPSGSGKSATLARIAARRGVPYLTVNSPEQVELFRVGLESGATVLHHSLLVQAVQQPCVIELVDLHRWADRMDVLDAIEPLLNPTATRLRAYYPITGGAIDVPLDPQALIGVTTNRPSFDFGAKWLERWTVLPVPQLSQNALAEDGFRAGSRVLHELVRRGLAPLDKKENALKELAAFANLVATTVCQLNNDQLLGSRHTWGTRTVREAVERRAFGDPPNEIAVGIFAGKLPRDPALALHALSLVHGHSGWGKPKVTQFPFGSLVSDQQLQAAFPEIGGKVE
- the cas3 gene encoding CRISPR-associated helicase Cas3'; this translates as MSQSLRPTNDHAAPADAKLLAVWAKSVRDEHGALTHWLPLHQHLDDTGAVARRLLESWVPRQVLDTVARDVRGDLDEVRVLLEWLTRVHDVGKASPAFAVQVPALADRMRGSGLSASPLLAHDRQRSAVTHALVGHVAVREWLAGRHGLPRRGLAAQLAVIVGSHHGVPPEERQLQLVRQRPELAGTGVWKRAREHFLERADATIDWARWRDVQLSLPSQVLLTGLVIVADWIASNTDLFPLLAAHEPPRPMDTAARLEHAWQQLDLPGPWSAELPGVDAEVLFGQRFAHPNARARPVQVAAVELARRQERPGLLIIEAPMGNGKTEAALLAAEVLAARSGAGGCFVALPTQATTDAMFSRVHTWLEHLPRPGGEVSVTLAHGKASLNEEFAGLVRAGYFASVDEEQDSGAIVAHQWLRGRKKGVLASFVVGTIDQILFAGLKSKHLMLRHLGLAGKVVIIDEVHAYDVFMSQYLLRVLEWLGAYRVPVVLLSATLPAARRAQLLASYDGQANPAVAAELGYPVLVSSGGLAPVTVPAGGEDSTVVLNHLADDLDTLVAYLRVRLAQGGCAVVVRNTVTRVQETAQRLEEEFGAGQVTINHSRFLACDRARIDQSLLRQFGPRGQRPGLHIVVASQVVEQSLDVDFDLMVTDLAPMDLVLQRLGRLHRHLRDRPDPLRQARCALVGVGDWDAAPVQAVAGSRRVYGDHTLLRAAALLAGRAEVVLPRDISPLVQQAYGEQPLGPVTWQEHMQAAEHQAAAAESRRTAAAGDFRLGPPTDRSLVSWVAAGVGDADDDHTGLAQVRDGAESLEVLVVQRDSAGGLVTPEWIARGGGEPVPVDLAVPARQAAVIAACSLRLPLALSHPGVIAAVTLALETNYFTSFQLTPLLKGQLVLVLDENRKAVLRHGEIAFTLTYDPRRGLIHERA